From Patescibacteria group bacterium, a single genomic window includes:
- the murG gene encoding UDP-N-acetylglucosamine--N-acetylmuramyl-(pentapeptide) pyrophosphoryl-undecaprenol N-acetylglucosamine transferase, whose amino-acid sequence MRVGIIGGHLSPALSVIDRLLPEHSVVFFGRQHTFEGDDAPSLEYLLMRERNIPFVSIKTSRLQRRFTKNTLPSLLKFPLGFSQAWRGINTYKIDIVLSFGGYLSLPVCLAAKIKKIPIVIHEQTLEAGLANKIVSKFADKVCISWDSSRPFFPKEKLILTGNPIRIYPSVKKPNIPLLSKEKSLPLIYITGGSAGSHAINLIVEEVLEDILTRYRVIHQTGNSREFHDFERISQKINKLPDKLRQRIYVTQFVHPMDIPYILEHVAWVIGRSGINTVTELLYFGVPALLIPLPYGQQREQEKNAKFLEHLGVAKIIYQQELNGSTFLRLLATMEQESSLLKSRAKEKKFLVREDAAERIVTVLYDVFKKKTSQKREKTTH is encoded by the coding sequence ATGAGAGTTGGAATCATTGGTGGCCATTTATCGCCTGCTTTATCAGTCATAGATAGACTTCTTCCTGAACACTCTGTTGTTTTTTTTGGACGTCAACATACTTTTGAAGGAGATGATGCTCCATCTCTAGAGTACCTGCTTATGCGAGAAAGAAATATACCATTTGTTTCTATCAAAACATCACGCTTGCAAAGACGATTTACTAAAAATACTCTTCCATCACTTTTGAAATTTCCGCTTGGATTTTCTCAGGCATGGCGCGGAATCAATACCTATAAAATTGATATTGTTCTTTCATTTGGTGGATATCTATCTTTACCTGTTTGTCTTGCTGCTAAGATAAAAAAAATACCTATTGTTATTCACGAGCAAACTCTTGAAGCAGGTCTTGCCAATAAAATAGTAAGTAAATTTGCAGATAAGGTTTGTATTTCATGGGACTCCTCAAGACCATTTTTTCCAAAAGAAAAATTGATACTTACAGGAAATCCTATTCGTATATACCCATCTGTGAAGAAACCAAATATACCCTTATTGTCTAAGGAGAAATCTCTTCCTCTCATTTACATTACTGGGGGAAGCGCAGGTTCTCACGCAATTAATTTAATTGTTGAGGAAGTGCTCGAGGATATTCTGACTAGATATAGAGTTATACATCAGACAGGTAATTCAAGAGAATTTCATGATTTTGAAAGGATATCACAAAAAATAAATAAACTTCCCGATAAGCTCAGACAGCGTATTTACGTTACGCAGTTTGTTCATCCGATGGATATTCCTTACATTTTAGAACATGTAGCATGGGTAATCGGGAGATCAGGTATTAATACTGTAACAGAGTTATTATATTTTGGTGTTCCGGCTCTTCTTATTCCGCTTCCATACGGACAACAGCGTGAGCAAGAAAAAAATGCTAAGTTTTTGGAGCATCTTGGAGTAGCAAAGATTATTTATCAACAAGAACTTAATGGTTCAACTTTTCTTAGATTACTTGCTACAATGGAACAAGAAAGTTCCTTATTAAAAAGTCGAGCAAAAGAAAAAAAATTTCTTGTGCGCGAGGACGCAGCAGAGAGGATTGTAACAGTACTCTACGATGTTTTCAAGAAAAAGACTTCTCAAAAAAGAGAAAAAACAACTCACTAA
- a CDS encoding cell division protein FtsZ, translating into MLIRPQTSNFAKIRVIGVGGGGGNAIASMVSQNAIQGVDFVAINTDAQALLRNPATTKIQIGENLTRGLGSGGDPEIGRQAAEESAEKIKDFIEGSDMVFLTAGMGGGSGTGATPVIAKIAKEVGALTVAVVTKPFAFEGTRRMVTAEEGIENLKDKVDTLIVIPNQRIMDVVDRKLSLLEAFKVADSVLSQGVQGISEIITLPGLINVDFADVRTIMSNAGSALMGIGTGIGENRAQAAARAAIASPLLEISMEGARGVLFNIVGGPDLTMAEVDEAAKIISSSADSDANIIFGATIDESMHDQIRITVVATGFDQTKQRLQQLMTPSQFQRQIPEVREYNNTSENNNNPYQNQSQQTTQQSDPLKQTLTGQKQDTEEDEWDIPAFLRQRN; encoded by the coding sequence ATGCTCATTAGGCCTCAAACCTCAAATTTTGCAAAAATTCGCGTTATAGGAGTGGGTGGTGGAGGCGGAAATGCAATAGCTTCCATGGTATCCCAAAATGCTATACAAGGTGTTGACTTCGTTGCCATCAATACAGATGCACAGGCTCTTCTGCGCAATCCGGCTACTACGAAAATTCAAATTGGTGAAAATCTGACACGGGGACTTGGATCAGGAGGAGATCCTGAGATTGGTCGTCAGGCTGCAGAGGAGTCAGCAGAAAAAATCAAAGATTTTATTGAGGGATCAGATATGGTTTTCCTAACTGCTGGCATGGGGGGTGGATCAGGAACTGGAGCGACTCCTGTTATTGCAAAAATTGCTAAAGAGGTAGGAGCTCTCACAGTCGCTGTCGTTACTAAACCATTTGCATTTGAAGGTACAAGAAGAATGGTCACAGCAGAGGAAGGAATTGAGAATCTGAAAGATAAAGTAGATACATTAATCGTCATCCCAAATCAGCGCATTATGGATGTTGTCGACCGTAAGCTTTCTCTACTTGAGGCATTCAAGGTAGCTGATTCAGTTCTTTCTCAAGGAGTTCAAGGAATATCAGAGATTATTACACTTCCAGGTCTTATCAATGTTGATTTTGCAGATGTGCGTACAATTATGTCTAATGCTGGATCAGCTTTGATGGGTATAGGAACTGGTATTGGAGAAAATAGAGCTCAAGCGGCTGCACGAGCTGCTATTGCTTCACCTTTACTGGAAATTAGTATGGAAGGTGCAAGAGGAGTATTATTTAATATCGTTGGAGGACCAGACCTTACAATGGCTGAGGTTGATGAAGCTGCGAAGATCATTTCCAGTTCGGCAGATTCGGATGCCAATATCATTTTTGGAGCCACCATTGATGAATCAATGCATGATCAAATCAGAATCACTGTTGTCGCAACAGGTTTTGATCAGACCAAGCAGAGACTTCAGCAACTGATGACACCTTCCCAATTCCAACGTCAAATACCTGAGGTAAGAGAATATAACAACACTTCTGAGAATAATAACAATCCTTATCAAAATCAATCTCAACAAACAACACAACAATCAGATCCTCTAAAACAGACACTTACAGGGCAAAAACAAGACACTGAAGAAGATGAATGGGATATCCCTGCATTCTTGCGTCAGAGAAATTAA
- the ftsA gene encoding cell division protein FtsA produces MRQSSNDGKIVVGIDVGTYKIVTVIAKVDEVVNVLGVSEVKSAGIRKGQIVDIEEAVNAINASLEAAERMAGYSVSHIFASIGGSQIESQNSRGVVAVSTPQGEITQSDLIRVIDAAKAISLPSTREIIHVLPRNYIVDGQEGIKDPIGMSGVRLEVDTHIITANSIAVRNLDKAFSEVGVDVDGYVFNGYASSLSVLSETERELGVVLVDIGAGTTDISIYTEGSVAYSSVLAIGARHITNDLAIGLRISLESAEKIKLFLSQQANKRIVRPEIDEEKKETKTSDEIDLSALNLPEEVRKVSYKTLVDGIIRPRLNEIFTMVGIEIKKSGYGGQTPAGLVITGGGALTVGIKDAAKRMLAMPVRIGMPTDMKGIIDEIQNPAYATVVGLLMYGAKNDVRHSSTPFGFSMPKIGGSNQMLRKILEIIKSFIP; encoded by the coding sequence ATGAGACAATCAAGTAATGATGGGAAAATAGTAGTTGGAATAGATGTAGGTACCTATAAAATCGTCACCGTTATAGCCAAGGTTGACGAGGTAGTTAATGTTTTGGGTGTTTCTGAAGTAAAATCAGCGGGTATTAGAAAAGGTCAAATTGTAGATATCGAAGAAGCAGTTAATGCGATCAATGCTTCACTTGAGGCAGCAGAACGCATGGCTGGCTATTCTGTCTCTCATATCTTTGCATCTATAGGAGGAAGCCAAATCGAGAGTCAGAATTCTCGAGGGGTTGTTGCTGTTTCTACTCCTCAAGGAGAAATTACCCAATCTGATCTTATACGTGTTATTGATGCAGCAAAAGCTATATCACTTCCTTCAACACGAGAGATTATCCATGTTCTTCCGCGAAATTATATTGTAGATGGTCAAGAAGGAATAAAAGATCCAATTGGTATGTCTGGAGTAAGATTGGAGGTAGATACGCACATCATAACAGCCAATAGCATTGCTGTTAGAAACCTTGATAAAGCTTTTTCAGAGGTTGGAGTGGACGTTGATGGATATGTATTCAATGGTTACGCAAGTTCTCTTTCAGTTCTTTCTGAAACAGAACGAGAGCTAGGAGTTGTTTTGGTGGATATAGGAGCTGGCACTACAGATATTTCAATTTATACAGAAGGTTCGGTTGCCTACTCATCAGTTCTTGCAATTGGAGCACGGCATATTACAAATGATCTTGCGATTGGTCTTCGGATTTCATTGGAGAGTGCTGAAAAGATAAAACTTTTCCTTTCTCAACAGGCAAATAAGCGTATTGTTCGTCCAGAGATTGATGAAGAAAAGAAAGAAACTAAAACAAGTGATGAAATAGATCTTTCTGCTTTAAACCTGCCGGAAGAAGTAAGAAAGGTATCCTATAAAACACTTGTTGATGGCATTATAAGACCTCGCCTGAATGAGATATTTACTATGGTAGGTATTGAGATAAAAAAGAGCGGTTATGGTGGACAAACTCCAGCGGGACTTGTGATAACTGGAGGAGGAGCATTGACAGTTGGGATAAAAGATGCTGCCAAAAGAATGCTTGCAATGCCTGTGAGAATAGGCATGCCAACAGATATGAAAGGGATTATTGATGAGATACAAAATCCTGCTTATGCCACAGTTGTAGGTCTTCTGATGTATGGAGCAAAAAATGATGTGAGGCATTCCTCAACGCCTTTTGGATTCTCAATGCCCAAAATTGGAGGATCAAATCAAATGCTAAGAAAAATACTTGAGATTATTAAATCTTTTATCCCATGA
- the ileS gene encoding isoleucine--tRNA ligase, translated as MFKSVSPNVVFPDLENKILKFWKEKKIFEKSITSRPKNKKWTFLDGPPFVTGMPHYGHLLGSIHKDLFGRYWTMKGYRVRRVWGWDGHGLPIENKVEGKLNIKRKKDIERVVGIKRFIEECKKYVENVSSEWEWYVDHVGRWVDFKNAYKTWDIKYMESVMWVFKQMYDKGHIYKGLKVTLYCPHCATPISNFEVAMDPDNYKEVADFGTTYKYQLEDDKDIFILAWSTTPWNKIVTPALAVNPKIMYVKVKQGDQYYILAKSATNMLKREPKYKIIEEFSGEKLVGKKFVPHYNYYPIEKGEKAFEVIAGDFVTAEEGTGVVTIAAYGEEDLKVMQEQNVHIELHLDEEGVVKENVPLFGGMYYLDANKAVNEDLDKRGLIYKDEQIIHNVPLCWRCHTRLYYAPINAWYVNVQNLKELMKRTNERVNWFPKHFKYGRFLKSLENAPDWNISRNRYWGSPVPVWECKCGERFVPGSIKELENVSGQKITDLHKPDIDEVTVTCQKCGNKVRRVPEVLDSWIEAGSASFAERHYPFEGDEKLEDFFPADFIAEYTGQIRAWFYVLHVIGAALFQSEAFKNVCVEGVILGTDGRKMSKNLGNYPDPKELLQKYGGDALRLYLMDSPVMHGEDIIISEEQYKNQVRGMMLILWNVYNFFITNANLDKWEPQKYTKEYLSILDQWILSRLNNLIKDVTRNLDGYDTIAAIDQIKKFIDDLSTWYIRRSRERVGVAAEDKKDKDAFYNTSYEVLITLSKLLAPITPFLAESIFLNLTNKESVHLEFWPTFDKSRINNSLERQMEKIRKIVEVGHAKRKELGIKVRQPLAKAIITVKGKDEFMDVLNYLIKDELNVKNIEFKEGKDEIYVEFDTQLTEDLIEEGRSREIIRMIQEERKRLGTAQNEPIDVVLPDWPKSFENIIKKKTLIRHLTKGDLLEVKRIS; from the coding sequence ATGTTTAAGAGCGTTTCGCCGAATGTAGTTTTTCCAGATCTTGAAAATAAGATTCTTAAGTTTTGGAAAGAGAAAAAAATTTTTGAAAAATCGATTACCTCTCGTCCTAAAAATAAAAAATGGACGTTTTTGGATGGCCCACCGTTTGTAACAGGGATGCCTCATTATGGACATCTACTTGGAAGTATACACAAGGATCTTTTTGGTAGATACTGGACAATGAAAGGTTATCGCGTACGCAGGGTTTGGGGATGGGATGGTCATGGTCTTCCTATTGAAAATAAGGTTGAAGGAAAACTCAATATAAAACGAAAAAAAGATATCGAAAGAGTTGTTGGTATCAAACGATTTATTGAAGAATGTAAAAAGTATGTCGAAAATGTATCTTCAGAGTGGGAATGGTATGTAGATCATGTAGGTAGATGGGTCGATTTTAAGAATGCCTATAAAACATGGGATATCAAATACATGGAATCTGTAATGTGGGTCTTTAAACAGATGTATGATAAGGGGCATATATATAAAGGATTAAAGGTAACTCTTTATTGTCCTCATTGTGCGACGCCAATCTCTAATTTTGAAGTAGCTATGGATCCCGATAATTATAAAGAAGTTGCAGATTTTGGGACAACATATAAGTATCAACTTGAAGATGATAAGGATATTTTTATTCTTGCATGGTCAACTACACCTTGGAACAAGATTGTGACTCCTGCATTGGCTGTCAATCCAAAGATTATGTATGTAAAAGTAAAGCAAGGGGATCAATACTATATTCTAGCAAAATCAGCAACAAATATGCTCAAGAGAGAACCAAAGTATAAAATCATAGAAGAGTTTTCAGGAGAAAAATTGGTGGGTAAGAAGTTTGTGCCTCACTATAATTATTACCCAATTGAAAAAGGAGAAAAAGCATTTGAAGTAATTGCTGGTGATTTTGTTACAGCAGAGGAGGGTACCGGAGTTGTTACTATTGCTGCATACGGAGAGGAAGACTTAAAGGTAATGCAGGAACAAAATGTACATATTGAGTTGCATCTTGATGAAGAAGGTGTGGTTAAAGAGAATGTGCCTCTGTTTGGAGGAATGTACTACTTGGATGCTAATAAAGCTGTAAATGAAGATCTGGACAAACGAGGTCTTATTTACAAAGATGAACAGATCATTCACAATGTTCCACTTTGTTGGCGATGCCACACAAGGCTTTATTATGCACCTATAAACGCATGGTATGTAAACGTTCAAAATTTGAAAGAATTAATGAAACGAACAAATGAAAGAGTTAATTGGTTTCCCAAACATTTCAAATATGGTAGATTTTTAAAAAGTCTTGAAAATGCACCTGATTGGAATATTTCTCGCAATAGATATTGGGGATCACCAGTTCCAGTATGGGAATGTAAATGTGGAGAAAGATTTGTTCCAGGATCAATAAAAGAGCTAGAAAATGTTTCGGGACAAAAAATTACTGATCTGCATAAACCGGACATTGACGAGGTGACAGTGACTTGTCAAAAATGTGGAAATAAGGTACGTCGTGTTCCAGAGGTACTTGATAGTTGGATAGAAGCTGGGTCAGCATCTTTTGCAGAACGACATTATCCATTTGAAGGAGATGAAAAACTAGAGGATTTTTTTCCAGCTGATTTTATAGCTGAGTATACAGGTCAGATCCGTGCATGGTTTTATGTACTACATGTTATAGGTGCAGCACTTTTTCAATCAGAAGCATTTAAGAATGTTTGTGTTGAAGGAGTAATACTGGGAACTGATGGCCGTAAAATGAGTAAAAATCTTGGGAATTATCCAGATCCCAAAGAACTACTGCAAAAATATGGGGGAGATGCACTTAGATTATATCTTATGGATAGTCCAGTAATGCATGGAGAAGATATTATTATTTCAGAAGAACAATACAAAAACCAAGTAAGAGGGATGATGCTTATTCTTTGGAATGTCTATAACTTCTTTATCACTAATGCAAATCTTGATAAATGGGAGCCTCAAAAATATACCAAAGAATATTTAAGCATTCTTGATCAGTGGATACTCTCACGTCTTAATAACCTTATAAAGGATGTTACACGTAATCTTGATGGTTATGATACGATAGCAGCAATTGATCAGATAAAAAAATTTATTGATGATCTTTCAACATGGTACATCAGAAGAAGCAGGGAAAGAGTTGGGGTTGCAGCAGAAGATAAAAAAGATAAAGATGCATTTTACAATACATCGTATGAGGTTTTGATTACTTTGAGTAAACTTCTTGCTCCGATTACACCTTTTCTTGCAGAATCAATTTTCCTAAATCTTACGAACAAAGAATCAGTTCATTTGGAGTTTTGGCCCACATTTGATAAGTCCCGAATAAATAACTCTCTTGAGCGACAAATGGAAAAAATAAGAAAAATTGTTGAGGTAGGACATGCAAAAAGAAAAGAGTTGGGAATAAAAGTTAGACAACCTTTGGCAAAAGCAATAATAACAGTAAAAGGTAAAGATGAATTTATGGATGTATTGAATTACTTAATTAAAGATGAATTAAATGTTAAAAATATTGAATTCAAAGAAGGTAAGGATGAGATTTATGTAGAATTTGATACCCAACTAACGGAAGATCTAATTGAAGAAGGTAGGTCTCGCGAAATTATTCGTATGATTCAGGAGGAAAGGAAACGCTTGGGTACAGCTCAAAACGAACCAATAGATGTTGTCTTACCTGATTGGCCAAAGTCATTTGAGAACATAATAAAGAAAAAGACTCTAATAAGACATCTGACAAAAGGCGATTTATTAGAAGTAAAGAGAATCTCATGA
- the mraY gene encoding phospho-N-acetylmuramoyl-pentapeptide-transferase, giving the protein MAVLLGLTILSTFISLILLVPFIDFLYRIKLRRQHQITKDPLNQRTPLFDKFHKWKVGTPVGGGILIILVTTVLSIWSYGMLSIPVKPWELFVTFFSFISFGLLGLYDDAKKLSASTKASFFGLRLRHKFVIQWILALIISTVFYLQLGYSFIYIHGIGLVSIGPLFIPFAAFVIVSFVNAVNIADGLDGLAAGLLVICLFAFLAISSQQLDRSLGVFISVLLGSVMAFLYFNIYKARIWLGDVGSLSLGAALAVIGLLTGKTLTLAVIGGVFIIEVGSSLLQILSKKYLNKKIFPAAPFHLYLQYRGWEEPKIVMRAWLVGIFFAVIGVYLAFLT; this is encoded by the coding sequence ATGGCAGTTTTGCTGGGACTAACTATTCTATCAACTTTTATTAGTCTTATCCTTCTTGTACCTTTTATTGACTTTCTTTATAGGATTAAGTTGCGACGACAGCATCAAATCACAAAGGATCCTCTTAACCAAAGGACCCCTCTTTTTGATAAGTTCCATAAATGGAAAGTTGGGACGCCTGTCGGAGGAGGTATTTTAATTATTCTTGTCACAACAGTTCTAAGTATATGGTCCTATGGTATGCTGTCAATTCCAGTCAAGCCCTGGGAACTTTTTGTAACTTTCTTTTCGTTTATTAGTTTTGGTTTATTAGGATTGTATGATGATGCTAAGAAACTTTCTGCTTCGACCAAAGCTAGTTTCTTTGGATTACGCCTAAGACATAAATTTGTGATACAGTGGATACTTGCTCTTATAATATCCACTGTTTTTTATCTGCAGTTAGGCTATTCTTTTATTTATATTCATGGTATTGGGTTGGTTAGTATTGGACCATTATTTATTCCTTTTGCTGCATTTGTTATTGTATCGTTCGTCAATGCAGTGAATATTGCTGATGGGCTTGATGGTTTGGCTGCTGGACTTTTGGTAATCTGTCTTTTTGCATTTTTGGCAATTAGTTCTCAACAATTAGATAGATCTCTTGGAGTGTTTATATCGGTACTACTGGGATCGGTTATGGCTTTCCTTTATTTCAATATCTATAAGGCACGTATTTGGTTGGGTGATGTGGGATCACTTTCACTTGGGGCTGCACTTGCTGTCATTGGGCTTCTTACGGGTAAGACGCTAACTCTGGCAGTTATCGGTGGGGTGTTTATTATTGAGGTTGGGTCATCGCTATTGCAGATACTTAGTAAAAAGTATCTTAACAAAAAGATTTTTCCTGCAGCACCATTTCATCTATATCTTCAATACCGTGGGTGGGAAGAGCCAAAAATAGTTATGCGTGCCTGGCTGGTAGGCATTTTTTTTGCCGTTATAGGTGTATATCTTGCCTTCCTTACGTAA
- a CDS encoding Mn transporter, whose amino-acid sequence MNFLNSLKIKLLIILAVIGPGIITAFADNDAGGVATYSVAAAKFGYNIHLTFIPITLILIISQEIGGRIAVVTGKGLADLIRERYGIRISLLIFFLLSLVNFAVILQDIGGLKAGLELFNINIFIFLPLILLGLLYFITRTSYAKIEKFFLLLTFFYIAYLFSAILAKPDWKLHFKSIIIPYEHINFNYLYTAIAVLGTTVTAWGQFFINSYVKDKKISIDKLKINQLEMYVGGFLTNAVSMLMMIAVISTLWINHIKINDAASAALAIKPFAGEFASALFGAGLIIAGFMGAAIVPLATAYAFSEFFGYEGSLDVDFNKSKLFYGIFFTQIIIGMFFTLLPQFQLFQFTILADFLNGLFLPVIFFFLYKIANNEELMGKYKNTKLQNILLISSGIIITIGALLGGLGHFLGI is encoded by the coding sequence ATGAATTTTTTAAATTCTCTAAAAATTAAATTATTGATAATACTTGCTGTAATAGGTCCTGGAATTATTACAGCATTTGCTGATAATGATGCAGGGGGTGTAGCAACATACTCTGTAGCTGCGGCAAAGTTTGGATATAACATCCACCTTACATTCATACCTATTACTCTTATTCTAATTATTAGTCAAGAAATAGGCGGAAGGATTGCAGTTGTTACTGGAAAAGGATTAGCTGATTTAATTCGAGAACGCTATGGCATACGAATTTCACTTCTTATCTTTTTCTTATTATCATTGGTAAACTTTGCTGTTATATTACAAGATATTGGAGGATTAAAAGCAGGTCTAGAGTTATTTAATATTAATATTTTTATTTTCCTCCCACTTATCCTATTAGGACTTTTATATTTTATTACCAGAACTTCTTATGCAAAGATTGAAAAATTTTTTTTGCTTCTAACTTTTTTTTATATTGCATATTTATTTTCTGCAATTCTGGCAAAGCCTGATTGGAAACTTCATTTTAAATCAATAATAATTCCTTATGAACATATAAACTTTAATTACTTATATACAGCAATTGCTGTACTAGGAACAACAGTAACTGCATGGGGTCAGTTTTTTATCAACAGCTATGTAAAAGATAAAAAAATTAGCATTGATAAATTAAAAATAAATCAGTTGGAAATGTATGTAGGTGGTTTTTTAACAAATGCTGTTTCAATGCTTATGATGATAGCAGTTATTTCAACTCTTTGGATAAATCATATTAAAATAAATGATGCCGCATCAGCCGCACTGGCAATCAAACCATTTGCTGGAGAATTTGCAAGTGCACTCTTTGGTGCGGGCCTGATTATTGCAGGATTTATGGGAGCAGCCATAGTACCCTTAGCAACTGCATATGCTTTTTCTGAGTTTTTTGGGTATGAAGGAAGCCTTGATGTCGATTTTAATAAAAGTAAACTATTTTACGGGATTTTTTTCACTCAGATTATTATTGGTATGTTTTTTACACTTCTTCCTCAATTTCAACTATTCCAATTTACTATATTAGCTGACTTTCTGAATGGTTTATTTCTACCTGTTATCTTCTTTTTTCTCTATAAAATTGCTAACAACGAAGAACTTATGGGTAAATATAAAAATACAAAATTACAAAATATACTACTTATTTCCTCAGGAATAATCATAACTATTGGCGCTCTCCTTGGAGGATTGGGACATTTTTTGGGTATCTAG
- a CDS encoding cell division protein FtsW, with the protein MMKSFDFVLFCTVVFLTLFGLFMIYDASSYIAFRDFQDKYYYIKEQSINVLLGMSALLFFSFFDYKKLYNLSILILILAILMLFAVFIPGIGVYALGANRWINLGFTVLQPAEFVKLSLAIYLSAWFSTKEKGRLLAFGMLLGLVLLLIMAQPDMGTASIILFEAVVLYFLSGADIRHFFYMIPLVGVSAIILILLAPYRIARLTTFLTMGSNLENASYHVKQILIALGSGGLLGVGAGNSLQKYAYLPENVTDSIFAIIAEEFGFLGATAIIIVYLIFLWRGFFIATHARDTFGKLLAVGIISFIGIQAVINLSAMTALLPLTGVPLPFISYGGSALIVDLAAVGILLNISKQSHSS; encoded by the coding sequence ATGATGAAATCTTTTGATTTTGTTTTATTTTGTACAGTTGTGTTTTTGACATTGTTTGGTTTATTCATGATTTATGATGCTTCCTCTTATATTGCCTTTAGAGATTTTCAAGATAAATACTACTACATCAAAGAACAGTCTATTAATGTACTTTTGGGTATGAGTGCACTTTTATTTTTTAGTTTTTTTGACTACAAAAAACTTTATAATCTATCAATTCTTATTCTTATATTAGCGATTTTAATGCTTTTTGCGGTATTTATTCCGGGAATAGGCGTATATGCATTGGGAGCAAATCGTTGGATAAATCTTGGTTTTACAGTATTGCAACCAGCAGAGTTTGTCAAGCTGAGTCTTGCTATATATCTTTCTGCTTGGTTCTCAACAAAAGAGAAGGGAAGACTATTGGCATTTGGCATGTTGTTAGGCTTAGTATTATTATTAATAATGGCTCAACCAGACATGGGGACTGCTTCTATAATTCTTTTTGAAGCAGTAGTTCTTTATTTCTTATCAGGTGCAGATATTCGACATTTTTTCTATATGATTCCTCTTGTTGGGGTGAGTGCTATAATTTTGATTTTGCTTGCTCCTTATAGGATTGCACGTTTGACTACTTTTCTCACAATGGGATCAAATCTTGAAAATGCGTCATATCATGTGAAGCAAATCTTAATTGCATTAGGATCAGGTGGTTTATTGGGTGTGGGTGCAGGAAATTCACTGCAGAAGTATGCATACCTTCCAGAAAATGTCACAGATTCTATTTTTGCTATAATTGCAGAAGAATTTGGTTTTTTAGGAGCCACGGCAATTATAATTGTTTATCTTATTTTCTTATGGAGAGGATTTTTTATTGCAACTCACGCAAGAGATACATTTGGCAAACTACTCGCAGTCGGAATAATCTCATTTATAGGTATTCAAGCTGTTATTAATCTCTCTGCTATGACTGCACTTTTGCCTCTTACAGGCGTTCCACTTCCATTTATTTCATATGGAGGATCAGCTCTTATTGTAGATCTTGCAGCAGTTGGAATATTATTAAATATCTCAAAACAATCGCATTCTAGCTAA